One window from the genome of Enterococcus haemoperoxidus ATCC BAA-382 encodes:
- a CDS encoding thiamine pyrophosphate-dependent dehydrogenase E1 component subunit alpha, which yields MNKRVNKIQQTKLIDGIEALKKMWEIRIFEEMIQELFSAGELYGTMHLCIGQEATAVGGAGILRQNDWIVSTHRNHGHCIAKGTDIRSMFAEMLGKKTGTNEGKGGSMHIADLDVGNLGSNGIVGAGFPIAAGAALSAQMQGTDQVVLCYAGDGATNEGSFHEALNLASIWQLPVIYLIENNQYGMSSSIKQMVNIDKLSNRAMSYGIEGITIDGNNLTEVSQTVSNAVEKARNGGGPTLIEALTYRHKGHSKSDKLLYRSDDECQQWKENNDPIFRLESELMKEGTLLEADIREIEKTIRQELADIVDSVKLDSEPTIEDLWTHVYAEDEV from the coding sequence ATGAACAAAAGGGTGAATAAGATACAACAAACTAAATTGATTGATGGTATAGAAGCACTGAAAAAAATGTGGGAAATTCGTATTTTTGAAGAGATGATCCAAGAACTTTTTTCTGCTGGGGAATTGTACGGAACAATGCATCTTTGTATTGGACAAGAAGCAACAGCTGTTGGTGGAGCAGGTATTTTAAGGCAGAATGATTGGATTGTTTCAACACACAGAAATCATGGACACTGTATTGCAAAGGGAACAGATATTAGAAGTATGTTTGCTGAAATGCTAGGAAAGAAAACTGGAACCAATGAAGGCAAAGGTGGTAGTATGCATATTGCTGATTTAGATGTAGGAAACTTAGGCTCCAATGGTATTGTTGGAGCTGGCTTCCCCATTGCTGCTGGTGCTGCTTTGAGTGCGCAAATGCAAGGAACAGACCAAGTTGTTTTATGTTACGCTGGGGACGGTGCTACAAATGAGGGAAGTTTTCATGAAGCACTGAATCTAGCTTCTATTTGGCAATTACCAGTTATTTACCTGATTGAAAATAATCAGTATGGGATGAGTAGTTCTATTAAGCAAATGGTTAATATCGATAAGCTCTCTAATCGAGCAATGAGTTATGGTATTGAAGGGATAACAATTGATGGTAATAATTTGACTGAGGTATCGCAAACTGTTTCGAATGCTGTTGAAAAAGCCAGAAATGGTGGTGGACCTACATTGATTGAAGCGTTGACCTATCGTCATAAAGGACATTCTAAATCGGACAAGTTATTGTATCGCTCAGATGATGAATGTCAACAGTGGAAAGAAAATAATGATCCAATTTTCCGTTTAGAAAGTGAACTAATGAAAGAAGGTACACTGCTAGAAGCAGATATTCGAGAAATAGAAAAAACAATTCGACAAGAGTTAGCTGATATAGTTGATTCGGTGAAACTTGATAGTGAACCAACAATCGAAGACTTATGGACTCATGTCTATGCGGAGGATGAAGTATGA
- a CDS encoding lipoate--protein ligase family protein: MTNLNQLLSTNTNTLFLYDQGCLTKQDYFLPFALTDTLTTFSGINQQPIIHFWQLDQAMILGMKDTRVTDLKNGLASLKQDGYNVVIRNAGGLGVIADDGILNISLILPNTGKKKITIDDAYTHMWNWIKYAFEDGQHSIEAFEITESYCPGTFDLSIDGKKFAGIAQRRVKDGIAIMIYLSINGDQQKRGESVRHFYKASLHEDFGRNGYPPVDPAVMANLEDLLQQPLTITEVKKRLINVLLDYSEMNSDEKILPKLATTDWFTTEMDKQIAKMEQRNQLLD; the protein is encoded by the coding sequence ATGACTAATTTAAATCAACTGCTTTCAACAAATACAAACACTCTATTTTTATACGATCAAGGTTGTTTAACTAAACAGGACTACTTTCTTCCTTTTGCTTTAACGGATACTTTGACTACATTTTCTGGAATCAACCAGCAGCCGATCATTCATTTTTGGCAACTTGATCAAGCAATGATTCTTGGGATGAAAGATACCCGGGTAACGGACCTAAAAAATGGTTTAGCCTCTTTGAAACAAGATGGCTATAATGTCGTGATTCGTAATGCTGGTGGATTAGGTGTGATTGCTGATGATGGTATTTTGAATATCTCATTGATTTTACCAAATACAGGAAAAAAGAAAATAACTATAGATGATGCTTACACTCATATGTGGAATTGGATTAAATATGCGTTTGAAGATGGCCAACACTCCATCGAAGCGTTTGAAATTACTGAATCGTATTGTCCAGGTACATTCGATTTAAGTATCGATGGTAAAAAATTTGCAGGTATCGCTCAGCGACGAGTAAAAGACGGAATTGCGATCATGATTTATTTAAGTATCAACGGGGACCAACAAAAACGAGGTGAAAGTGTCCGTCATTTCTACAAAGCTAGTTTACACGAAGATTTTGGTAGAAATGGTTATCCTCCAGTCGATCCAGCTGTCATGGCAAATTTAGAAGATCTGCTCCAGCAGCCATTAACAATTACTGAAGTTAAAAAACGATTGATTAACGTATTATTAGATTATAGCGAAATGAATAGTGACGAAAAAATACTGCCGAAATTAGCAACGACTGACTGGTTTACAACAGAAATGGATAAACAAATAGCAAAAATGGAGCAACGAAACCAACTATTGGATTAG
- a CDS encoding HD domain-containing protein: MPTPYKYQLLPIEKVFRDPVHNYIHVQHQVILDLINSAEVQRLRRIKQLGTSSFTFHGAEHSRFAHSLGVYEITRRICDIFQRNYSSERLGAEGWDDNERLVTLCAALLHDVGHGPYSHTFEHIFKTDHEAITVEIITSPETEVFQILNRVSADFPDKVASVITKQYPNPQVVQMISSQIDADRMDYLLRDAYFTGTEYGTFDLTRILRVIRPYKDGLAFAMNGMHAVEDYIVSRYQMYVQVYFHPVSRGMEVILDHLLHRAKELYEEKPEDYQLHSQLLVPFFKGTFSLQEYLKLDDGVLNTYFTQWTSLPDPILNDLANRFLIRKPLKSATFSGNRDSVTIRHLKALIEKVGYNPKYYTAINSSYDLPYDFYRPEKDSHRTQIEIMQKDGTLIELSKISHLVAALAGQTQIDERFYFPKEMVDPKRQHHYDLFDDTYREFAAYIHNGALVEEKN, encoded by the coding sequence ATGCCAACACCTTATAAATATCAACTATTACCAATTGAAAAAGTTTTTAGGGATCCCGTACACAATTATATTCATGTACAACATCAAGTCATTTTAGATTTAATCAATTCAGCAGAAGTACAGCGATTACGTCGAATCAAACAATTAGGTACTTCTTCTTTTACCTTCCATGGTGCAGAACATAGTCGTTTTGCTCATTCTTTAGGTGTTTATGAAATAACTCGACGCATTTGTGATATTTTTCAACGAAATTATTCCTCTGAACGACTAGGTGCTGAGGGTTGGGATGACAATGAACGCTTAGTTACACTTTGCGCTGCTTTACTTCATGATGTTGGTCATGGACCCTATTCTCATACTTTTGAGCATATTTTCAAGACAGATCATGAAGCAATCACTGTGGAAATCATCACTTCCCCTGAAACGGAAGTCTTTCAAATATTGAATCGAGTTTCGGCAGATTTCCCTGATAAAGTGGCTAGTGTCATCACCAAACAATACCCCAATCCTCAGGTTGTTCAAATGATTTCTAGTCAAATCGATGCTGATCGTATGGATTATTTGTTGCGCGATGCTTATTTTACGGGAACTGAGTATGGTACTTTTGATCTAACTAGAATTTTACGTGTCATTCGTCCTTATAAAGATGGTTTAGCTTTTGCCATGAACGGAATGCATGCCGTTGAGGATTATATTGTTAGCCGTTATCAAATGTATGTACAAGTTTATTTTCATCCTGTATCTCGTGGTATGGAAGTAATTTTGGATCATCTGCTTCATCGGGCAAAAGAATTATATGAAGAAAAACCAGAAGATTATCAACTACATTCTCAACTTCTGGTGCCCTTTTTCAAGGGGACCTTTTCACTACAGGAATATTTAAAATTAGACGATGGTGTTTTAAATACCTACTTTACTCAGTGGACCTCGTTACCTGATCCAATTCTTAACGATTTAGCGAACCGATTTTTAATACGCAAACCGTTAAAATCGGCTACATTCTCTGGTAATCGGGACTCTGTGACGATTCGTCATTTAAAAGCCTTAATCGAAAAAGTAGGGTACAATCCAAAATACTATACGGCAATCAACTCAAGTTATGATCTACCTTATGATTTTTATCGTCCAGAAAAAGACAGTCACCGAACCCAAATTGAAATCATGCAAAAAGATGGTACCTTGATTGAGTTATCAAAAATCAGTCATCTAGTAGCTGCACTCGCTGGGCAAACACAAATCGATGAACGTTTTTATTTTCCAAAAGAAATGGTTGACCCAAAAAGACAGCACCATTATGATTTATTTGATGACACTTATCGTGAATTTGCTGCTTATATTCATAACGGTGCATTAGTCGAAGAAAAAAATTAA
- the yidA gene encoding sugar-phosphatase, producing MSVKLVAIDIDGTLLDSNRKISPKVKETLQKANESGMYIVLCTGRPLPGVKEQLAELELYGDNDYVITYNGSLVQATKSNEIISQYTLSYDDFLEIELMSRKVGAHLHTIDDKAIYTANRDIGKYTVHEAYLVDMPLKYRAVDEMTPDMSIIKMMMIDEPEILDSAIGQLPEEFSSKYTTVKSTEFYYEILNKEASKGNALAKLAEHLGISQSETMAIGDNENDLSMIEYAGIGVAMGNATESVKRAADIQTTSNDEDGVAEVLLKYM from the coding sequence ATGTCAGTCAAATTAGTTGCAATAGATATTGATGGAACCTTGCTTGATTCAAACAGAAAAATTAGCCCTAAAGTGAAAGAAACGCTGCAAAAAGCCAACGAAAGTGGCATGTATATTGTTTTATGTACAGGACGCCCATTGCCAGGTGTAAAAGAACAGTTGGCTGAGTTAGAGTTGTATGGCGACAATGATTATGTGATAACTTACAATGGTTCATTGGTACAGGCAACCAAATCGAATGAAATCATCTCACAATATACTCTAAGTTATGACGACTTTTTAGAAATAGAATTAATGTCCAGAAAAGTCGGTGCTCATTTACACACGATCGATGATAAAGCGATTTATACAGCTAATCGCGATATTGGTAAATACACTGTACATGAAGCATATCTTGTTGATATGCCTCTGAAATACCGTGCGGTTGATGAGATGACTCCTGATATGTCGATTATTAAAATGATGATGATCGATGAACCGGAAATTCTGGACAGCGCTATTGGTCAACTACCAGAAGAATTTAGCAGTAAATATACCACGGTCAAAAGTACTGAATTTTATTATGAAATTTTAAACAAAGAAGCTAGTAAGGGCAATGCGCTAGCAAAACTTGCAGAACATTTAGGTATCTCTCAATCTGAGACAATGGCGATTGGAGATAACGAAAATGATCTTTCAATGATCGAATATGCTGGCATTGGTGTCGCTATGGGAAATGCCACCGAAAGTGTAAAACGTGCTGCTGATATTCAAACAACCAGTAACGATGAAGACGGCGTTGCTGAAGTGTTATTAAAATATATGTAA
- a CDS encoding BglG family transcription antiterminator, whose product MTDERSRILMKRLIERSIHEVDELTDQTGLTKRQLEYSLDKINEYVTTEKGSKLVIENNRIILTNQLREQFIAILSDKTYLKGYLMNACERSKYLYLLLFYFLDDYLSINHFIEELGVGKTTIINDLKNLAIELERENIQLVYTRKNGYQLVGNEEQIRYHLMKMIIWDSTENNTVFVYDHFIEKHQIETVDSTKQLVEKYTKRYGISFVENRLTEFLYTFIFLKKRLLSLTANVNPKYQLSALIAMKEYQFSKSILIHFGIEDESARVYLCAWILGLSIGRPNDSTKDYETIIDLVKRIILRFEAISGIRFNNQELVVRQLYTHLRPAYYRLYFKLPIVNPLHTKIRDEYNELFNIVEETLKPIASLFEHPIPEDEIAFLTMHFASLCSSFDEYTTTQKVALIVCPNGIGSSSIVYTELKVLFPELSFLGPVETNEIERLSDSYDLIFSTVPNIRLFYTKKPVYIVSPIMNTREKYRLISDVYTQIGNSNFKLPSVGKIMEIIQRYAAISEGASLEKELYDYLTNQEEQTENNEEGPSLLEITAPELIQLDMHAKNWEEAIRLSAASLLKEGRITRNYIDTIIETAKNEGPYMVISKHVALPHARPVDGVEKLGMSISVLKHPIVFGSQENDPVKYIFCLAATENNRHLNAMAELVRLLDDPQFYDLLDTSNDPNEIYHYLSRKEVLLG is encoded by the coding sequence ATGACTGATGAGCGCTCTAGAATACTGATGAAACGGTTGATTGAACGTTCAATACATGAAGTAGATGAACTAACGGATCAAACGGGTTTAACCAAAAGACAATTGGAGTATTCACTAGATAAAATCAATGAATATGTTACAACCGAGAAGGGCTCCAAGTTAGTAATCGAAAATAATCGGATTATATTAACGAACCAACTCCGAGAACAATTTATTGCAATACTTTCAGATAAAACGTATTTAAAAGGGTATTTAATGAACGCTTGTGAACGATCAAAATATTTGTATCTATTATTATTTTACTTTTTAGATGACTATCTTTCGATCAATCATTTTATTGAAGAGCTAGGAGTGGGCAAGACAACTATTATCAATGATTTGAAAAATTTGGCGATTGAATTGGAAAGGGAAAATATCCAACTTGTTTACACTAGAAAAAATGGCTATCAGTTAGTTGGAAATGAAGAACAAATTCGGTATCATTTGATGAAAATGATTATTTGGGATTCAACTGAAAATAATACAGTGTTTGTATATGATCATTTTATAGAAAAACATCAAATTGAAACAGTTGATTCAACCAAACAATTAGTTGAAAAATATACAAAGAGGTATGGCATTTCGTTTGTGGAAAACCGATTAACTGAGTTTCTTTATACGTTTATTTTTCTAAAAAAGAGATTGCTCTCTTTAACAGCAAATGTCAACCCAAAATATCAATTATCCGCATTGATTGCAATGAAAGAATACCAATTTTCTAAAAGTATCTTAATACATTTTGGTATTGAGGATGAGTCTGCACGTGTGTATCTATGTGCTTGGATACTTGGCTTGTCAATTGGACGTCCAAACGATTCAACAAAAGATTACGAAACAATAATAGATCTAGTTAAACGGATCATCTTGCGTTTTGAAGCGATATCGGGTATTCGTTTCAATAATCAAGAGTTGGTCGTTCGTCAATTATATACACATCTTAGACCTGCTTATTATCGTTTGTATTTCAAATTACCAATCGTAAATCCACTTCATACTAAGATAAGAGATGAATATAATGAGTTGTTCAATATTGTGGAAGAAACCTTAAAACCGATTGCTTCTTTATTTGAACATCCAATTCCAGAAGATGAGATTGCTTTTTTAACAATGCATTTTGCTTCTTTGTGTTCTAGTTTTGATGAATATACAACCACTCAAAAGGTTGCATTAATTGTTTGCCCAAATGGAATTGGAAGTTCTTCTATAGTTTATACTGAGTTAAAAGTTCTTTTTCCTGAATTGTCTTTTTTAGGTCCAGTTGAAACAAATGAAATCGAACGTTTGTCAGATTCTTACGATTTAATTTTTTCTACAGTACCTAACATTCGTTTATTTTATACAAAAAAACCTGTTTATATCGTTAGTCCCATTATGAATACACGGGAAAAATATCGCTTGATTAGTGATGTCTATACGCAAATCGGTAATAGCAACTTTAAATTACCAAGTGTTGGCAAGATTATGGAGATCATTCAACGATATGCTGCGATTAGTGAAGGGGCTTCTTTAGAAAAAGAATTATATGATTATCTAACCAATCAAGAAGAGCAAACCGAAAACAATGAAGAAGGGCCCAGTCTGTTAGAAATTACAGCACCTGAATTGATTCAACTTGATATGCATGCTAAAAATTGGGAAGAAGCGATTCGACTTTCTGCGGCATCGTTATTAAAAGAGGGTAGAATTACCCGAAATTACATCGATACAATTATTGAAACTGCAAAAAATGAGGGTCCTTACATGGTAATCTCTAAACATGTTGCATTACCGCATGCAAGACCTGTTGACGGTGTAGAAAAATTAGGAATGAGTATCAGTGTATTGAAACATCCCATTGTGTTTGGCAGTCAAGAGAATGATCCGGTTAAATATATATTTTGTTTGGCAGCAACAGAAAATAATCGTCATTTAAATGCAATGGCAGAGTTGGTAAGATTATTGGATGACCCTCAATTTTATGATTTGTTGGATACTAGTAATGATCCTAACGAGATTTATCATTATTTATCAAGGAAGGAAGTTTTACTAGGTTGA
- the eda gene encoding bifunctional 4-hydroxy-2-oxoglutarate aldolase/2-dehydro-3-deoxy-phosphogluconate aldolase: MLRTSILNRIEETSIMAIVRVHTMKRAVEIADGCLAGGVDCLEISYTLPNAGEIIRQLNEQYQEQLLVGAGTVLDSETARLAILAGAKFIIAPNYNESVCKLCNRYQIPYMPGCTSMTEMIIAIEAGAAMVKAFPISTYYGPTLIATLKTPTPHLPIMSSGGANLKNIDEWLKSGVDCVGIGSLLTKGTKEEITENAKKLRQAVIKNRMQIN, from the coding sequence ATGCTTAGAACAAGTATCCTAAATCGAATTGAAGAAACAAGTATCATGGCGATTGTTAGAGTGCATACGATGAAACGAGCTGTTGAAATTGCGGATGGCTGTTTAGCAGGTGGAGTAGATTGTTTAGAAATTAGTTATACTTTACCTAATGCAGGAGAGATCATTCGGCAGTTGAATGAACAATACCAAGAGCAATTACTAGTTGGTGCAGGAACTGTTTTAGACAGTGAAACGGCTAGATTAGCTATTTTGGCTGGGGCCAAATTCATTATCGCTCCTAATTACAACGAATCTGTTTGTAAATTATGCAATCGATATCAAATCCCTTATATGCCTGGGTGTACCAGTATGACAGAAATGATCATCGCAATTGAAGCAGGTGCGGCAATGGTCAAGGCATTTCCGATTTCAACGTATTATGGACCGACATTGATTGCGACGCTGAAAACACCGACGCCTCATCTTCCCATTATGTCATCAGGTGGCGCTAATTTAAAAAATATTGATGAATGGTTAAAAAGTGGAGTAGATTGTGTTGGGATTGGCAGTCTTTTGACCAAAGGAACAAAGGAAGAAATCACAGAAAACGCCAAAAAATTGAGACAAGCAGTTATAAAAAACAGAATGCAAATAAACTAA
- the dapA gene encoding 4-hydroxy-tetrahydrodipicolinate synthase, whose protein sequence is MKPEGIITAMVTPLDRTNSIDLVVTKQLVNHLIDKNVNGLFILGTNGEFHVLSDLEKLRFAETVINETNGRLPVFIGTGGNSTDHVVSLSKEMTALGADALSVITPYFVQPTETELMNHYFTIADANIAPIMLYNIPKNTGISISSNTVRKLAGHQNIIGIKDSSGKIDNLKEYLAVSKEQNFSVLSGSDSLILDALKIGATGAIAATSNVLTEIDVAIYQYWLEGKVEKAQIMQNSIEEFRRILTLGTIPSVLKAAISYQGINVGDPRLPVLPLSDEVLSEIAQTMDYYKENFSFI, encoded by the coding sequence ATGAAACCAGAAGGAATCATTACAGCAATGGTCACCCCTCTAGATAGAACTAATAGTATCGATTTAGTTGTGACAAAGCAATTGGTGAATCATTTGATCGATAAAAACGTCAATGGATTGTTTATTCTTGGAACGAATGGTGAATTCCACGTATTAAGCGATTTAGAAAAACTAAGGTTTGCTGAAACCGTCATTAACGAGACAAATGGTCGACTGCCTGTATTTATAGGAACCGGTGGAAATAGCACGGACCATGTTGTTTCTTTATCAAAAGAAATGACAGCTTTGGGTGCAGACGCTTTATCTGTCATCACGCCTTATTTTGTTCAACCTACTGAAACTGAACTGATGAATCACTATTTTACGATTGCAGATGCTAATATAGCACCTATAATGTTATATAATATACCAAAGAATACTGGAATAAGCATCAGTTCTAACACCGTTAGAAAACTAGCTGGACATCAAAATATAATTGGTATCAAAGATAGTAGCGGTAAGATCGACAATCTAAAAGAATATCTTGCGGTATCCAAAGAACAAAATTTCTCTGTTTTGTCTGGATCAGATTCGTTGATTCTAGATGCTTTAAAAATAGGTGCTACAGGAGCGATTGCAGCTACTTCAAATGTATTGACTGAAATCGATGTAGCGATTTATCAATACTGGTTAGAAGGTAAGGTAGAAAAAGCGCAAATAATGCAGAACAGTATTGAAGAATTCCGTCGTATTTTAACGTTAGGTACTATTCCATCTGTTTTAAAAGCCGCAATCAGTTATCAAGGAATCAATGTTGGGGATCCAAGATTGCCTGTTTTACCACTGAGTGATGAAGTATTATCAGAAATAGCTCAAACAATGGATTATTATAAAGAAAATTTTTCATTTATATAA
- a CDS encoding KpsF/GutQ family sugar-phosphate isomerase: protein MIRQQRDQVLLNFFETTTEELTRFIQGISVEQLFKAKELILKSEKNGGRVHVTGIGKPGHVAEYIASLFSSTGTPAYFLDGTEAIHGSAGQVREEDIVLSISNSGETEELKKTVRTLKNNGAKIISVTGKKNSWLSKNSDCFLFAGVEKEGDSLNKPPRASILAEVVILQSLSIVLQEEKGLTNKEYVKWHPGGALGKSISKNE, encoded by the coding sequence ATGATTAGACAACAAAGAGATCAGGTACTATTAAATTTTTTTGAAACAACAACTGAAGAATTAACGAGATTCATTCAAGGGATATCGGTAGAACAATTGTTTAAGGCTAAAGAGTTGATTCTAAAATCTGAAAAGAATGGAGGTCGCGTTCATGTGACTGGAATTGGTAAGCCAGGGCATGTAGCTGAATATATCGCCTCGTTATTTTCTTCGACAGGAACACCTGCCTACTTTTTAGATGGAACTGAGGCAATTCATGGGTCAGCTGGACAAGTTAGAGAAGAAGATATCGTTTTATCTATTTCAAATAGCGGTGAGACAGAAGAATTAAAAAAAACAGTCCGAACACTCAAAAATAATGGAGCCAAAATTATTTCTGTTACGGGTAAAAAAAACTCATGGCTATCAAAAAACAGTGATTGTTTTCTTTTTGCTGGGGTGGAAAAAGAAGGGGATTCGCTGAACAAGCCTCCCCGCGCATCAATTTTAGCGGAAGTCGTGATTCTTCAATCTTTAAGCATTGTATTACAAGAGGAAAAAGGATTGACGAACAAAGAATATGTCAAGTGGCATCCTGGAGGAGCGCTAGGTAAAAGTATCTCAAAAAATGAGTAA
- a CDS encoding PTS ascorbate transporter subunit IIC has translation MDFIISFLSTPAILLGIVAFVGLVAQKKTGTEILTGTFKTIIGFMVFSAGGALMTGALQNFNKLFQTGFNIVGVVASPEAATAMAQEQYALVTSCTLILGFLMNLVFARITPMKNIFFTTGHSLFFACVLSLIIKSHGISDVAAIILGGTILGFCSAALPQLCQPFMRKITGSDDVAIGHFNMIGYSLSGYIGKLFSKHEDKSTEHINFPKWLSFFRDFLMGVAVIMLILFYVSALKAGRDVTQELAGTTHWLVFPMIQAFTFTAGMSILMTGVRMFLAEITAAFVSISEKFIPNSRPALDVPTVFPYAPTAVIVGFLSAYAAGLVGVAIMVIFKFPIVIIPAAHICFFSGGTAGVFGNSTGGWRGAVAGSFIVGLLLAFLPTILYPVYGSMGLEGSTFPNIDYNVIGIFIEKVLSLFS, from the coding sequence GTGGATTTTATTATTAGTTTTTTAAGCACACCAGCTATTCTACTTGGTATCGTGGCGTTTGTAGGACTAGTTGCACAAAAGAAAACAGGCACCGAAATTTTAACGGGTACATTTAAAACAATTATTGGGTTTATGGTGTTTAGTGCGGGCGGAGCGTTGATGACTGGCGCTTTGCAGAATTTCAATAAACTATTTCAAACAGGATTTAACATTGTCGGTGTTGTTGCTTCACCTGAAGCGGCCACAGCTATGGCACAAGAACAATATGCTTTGGTAACATCCTGCACGTTGATCTTAGGATTTTTAATGAACTTAGTCTTTGCGCGCATTACGCCAATGAAAAATATCTTTTTTACCACAGGACATAGTTTATTCTTCGCTTGTGTTCTTTCGTTGATCATCAAGTCTCATGGAATTTCTGATGTTGCTGCAATTATTTTAGGAGGAACAATTTTAGGTTTTTGTTCTGCTGCTCTTCCTCAATTATGTCAACCGTTTATGCGGAAAATTACAGGCAGTGATGATGTTGCAATTGGTCATTTTAATATGATTGGTTATTCGCTATCTGGTTATATCGGTAAACTTTTTAGCAAACATGAAGATAAAAGTACCGAACATATTAATTTTCCGAAATGGTTGTCTTTTTTTAGAGACTTTTTGATGGGTGTTGCGGTGATTATGCTAATTCTCTTTTATGTATCCGCTTTAAAAGCGGGACGTGACGTTACACAAGAATTGGCTGGAACTACTCATTGGTTAGTTTTCCCGATGATTCAAGCATTTACTTTTACAGCAGGGATGTCTATTTTAATGACAGGTGTACGTATGTTCTTGGCAGAAATTACAGCTGCTTTCGTTTCTATTTCCGAAAAATTTATTCCAAATTCTCGTCCAGCATTAGATGTTCCAACTGTCTTTCCTTATGCACCAACAGCTGTCATTGTAGGGTTTCTTTCAGCGTATGCAGCAGGGTTAGTGGGTGTTGCAATCATGGTGATCTTTAAATTTCCAATCGTTATCATTCCAGCAGCTCATATCTGTTTTTTCTCTGGCGGAACGGCAGGTGTTTTTGGTAATTCAACTGGTGGATGGCGTGGAGCTGTGGCAGGATCGTTTATTGTTGGATTGCTACTAGCCTTTTTACCCACGATTCTTTATCCAGTATATGGAAGTATGGGATTAGAAGGGTCAACATTCCCAAATATTGATTACAATGTAATCGGAATATTTATTGAAAAAGTATTAAGTCTATTTTCCTAA
- a CDS encoding PTS sugar transporter subunit IIB has product MHKALVACRAGVGSSLMLKIKTEQVIKENGFPIQVEHSSLDAVSGFDGDLLITLADVAKELESQNLKQTIIGINNIVDKIEIENKLSEFLNR; this is encoded by the coding sequence ATGCACAAAGCATTAGTAGCTTGTAGAGCTGGAGTCGGTTCAAGCTTGATGTTAAAAATAAAAACGGAACAAGTAATCAAAGAAAACGGGTTTCCCATTCAAGTTGAGCATTCTTCCTTAGATGCCGTATCAGGTTTTGATGGTGATTTATTAATAACTTTAGCGGATGTCGCAAAAGAGCTAGAGTCACAAAACTTAAAACAAACGATTATCGGCATCAATAATATCGTGGATAAAATCGAAATAGAAAATAAATTAAGTGAATTTTTGAACCGTTGA
- a CDS encoding PTS sugar transporter subunit IIA encodes MLSEMIKEEFIQLELEVTDWEEAIRKSAEPLLIGGKITSEYIEKIIETTQKIGPYIVITKNVALPHAPTQYGALDLAMGITTLKTPVKSGNKTNDPVKYLFCMSAKDSETHLESMAELVNLLSDQTFYHVLDTAKKPMDILDYIIESE; translated from the coding sequence TTGTTAAGTGAGATGATAAAAGAAGAATTTATCCAATTAGAACTTGAAGTGACGGATTGGGAAGAGGCAATCCGAAAATCCGCAGAACCTTTACTTATTGGAGGTAAAATTACATCTGAGTATATCGAAAAAATTATTGAAACAACGCAAAAAATAGGCCCCTATATTGTGATTACAAAGAATGTAGCGCTACCTCACGCACCAACTCAATATGGAGCATTAGATTTAGCAATGGGCATAACGACACTAAAAACGCCAGTTAAGTCAGGAAATAAAACCAATGACCCAGTGAAATATCTTTTTTGTATGAGTGCCAAAGATAGTGAAACACATTTAGAATCGATGGCTGAACTTGTCAATTTATTAAGCGACCAAACGTTTTATCACGTATTAGATACCGCAAAAAAACCAATGGATATTTTAGACTATATCATTGAATCAGAATAG